In one Andrena cerasifolii isolate SP2316 chromosome 2, iyAndCera1_principal, whole genome shotgun sequence genomic region, the following are encoded:
- the Jdp gene encoding dnaJ domain-containing protein, whose protein sequence is MSVEDAINYKASEEEDYYALLSCDESATVEQITTEYKVLALQYHPDKNEGDKEAERKFQQLKHAKEVLCDPEKRSNYDKWRHSGIAISYKQWVGMKDNVHQSMHWSTPKTKGRMLQDASGEAAGPPGHPKVQPPNAHRRASEGGANIYYGARRDLGWDTEASSEVVNKFRNYEI, encoded by the exons ATGAGCGTCGAGGACGCCATCAACTATAAGGCCAGCGAGGAGGAGGATTACTATGCGCTCCTCTCCTGCGACGAGTCCGCCACG GTGGAGCAAATCACAACCGAGTACAAGGTGCTGGCCCTGCAATACCATCCAGACAAGAACGAAGGCGACAAGGAGGCGGAGAGGAAGTTCCAGCAGCTGAAG CACGCGAAAGAAGTCCTCTGCGACCCTGAGAAGAGGAGCAACTACGACAAGTGGAGGCACAGCGGTATCGCCATCAGCTACAAGCAATGGGTAGGGATGAAGGACAACGTCCACCAG TCGATGCATTGGAGCACACCGAAGACGAAGGGTCGCATGCTGCAGGACGCGTCGGGGGAGGCAGCTGGTCCCCCGGGTCACCCCAAGGTCCAGCCACCCAACGCCCACAGGAGGGCCTCGGAGGGCGGCGCGAACATCTACTACGGCGCTCGGCGTGACCTCGGCTGGGACACGGAGGCCTCCAGCGAGGTGGTGAACAAGTTCCGCAACTACGAGATCTAA